CTTCTTTTGAAGATTTGAATACTGAGAATACCGTTGTTTTTAATGATCTGGTACAAATGATCGATAAGGGACTGGAAATCCTTCCTGAAAAAACAAGAGAAGTTTTTAAGCTATGCCGCCTTCAAAACTGGTCATTAGCTAAAATTGCAAGCCATCTGGATCTTTCCGAGAAGGCCGTAGAATATCATCTTACAAAAGCCACCAAGTCCATCCGGATTTACCTGAAAGAAGTGCTGATTTCACTTTTGCTTTTGGGAATTTCATTCTGGCACTAACAATAGGGTCCTTTCTGATCAAGCTAAATAAATTTTATAGTACTATTTGAAGTTTATTCAGTCACTTGTGTCTGTATCATATAAACTTTTGAAGAATAAATAAAATCATTTAGGGTAAATGTGAAGTTGTGCGGCTTGTTAGTATAGTTCAGCTATGACCTTACCCTATTGATTTTAAAAAGCAAAGTATTTGTCACATGTCAGATCGAGAAATTCAGGAACTCCTTTTACGTTACCGACAGGGAAATTGTACTGCCGATGAAATCATGAGGATTCATTTGTGGTACGAAAGTCTGAATAAAGATTTCCCGGTTTCCATGGATACAAATGAGATATCTTTTCTGGAAGATAAAATTTTGAAGAATATCAGTCGGGATATGGATCAGCCCGAGTTACGTATATACGAAGAAGAACATGAGCAGAAGGCGGTTTGGTGGAAATCTTCTCTTCTGAGATATGGTATCGCAGCGGCGATGGCCTTGCTTCTTGGTTTTTCCTTTTTGTTTAAGAAAAGTCAGGAACGTGTTGCTATGAAAAGTGAATCGCTTGTACTGCATTCGCGTAAGGGAAATCTGAAATCTTCTGTGAACAGCTCGACTTCGATTCAGCGAATTCGTTTGGAAGACAATAGTTTGGTAACCTTGTCACCGGGCAGCAGTATTTCTTATCCTAACGTATTTTCACTGGACAAAAGAGAAGTGCAGCTGGAAGGGGATGCCTTTTTTGAAATATCAAAAAATCCTACAAAACCTTTTTTTGTTTACAGCGGCAAACTTGTTACGAAAGTTCTGGGAACCAGTTTTTGGGTTAAAACCAATGAAGAAACTTTTACGACGGAAGTGGAAGTGTTAACCGGAAAAGTATCGGTTTTTGAAAATCATTTTTTGCGTAATAACCGAAAGGAAAAAATCAAAAAGAGCTCACAGGGAGTGATTTTAACACCAAATCAGAGAGTTTCTTATGATGAAGAAAGCGGGCATTTACTTACAGGAATTGTGGAAGATCCTGTACTGATCCCTGAAAATATTACAGGTGCTAATCTTGTTTTTAATAACCAGGCGCTGGTTGATATAACCGCAACACTTCAAAAAGAATACGGTATCGAAATTGTGTTTGCGAATGAATTACTTGAAAAATGTACGTTCACAGGCGATATATCTGAAATTCCGCTTTATGACAAACTGGACTTGATATGTAAGGCAAATACGGCGCGTTATGAGATCAAGGGCACCAGAATACTGATCACAGGAAGCGGTTGCGATTGATTAGCTTAAAGAAATTATCACTAATAAACCAGAATATATGCGAATATAAACTCTCCTGAAAATCTTATTCTTTTTAGAAATAAAGAGGATAAAAAAAGCCGATAACGGTGGAACGCTACCGGCTTCGTAATACCTTCTTTCCAACAAGTATCCGGCAAGATACGGGAAGGAGAAAATATCAGACTTATTTTTTTTACAAAAAACAATCGAAACTATGAAAAAAAATCGACAAAGGAAAGGTCGTGCCTGTCTCTATCTGCTCATGAAAATTTCGTTGACACAAATTATATTTTGCATATCCTTTGCAGGATTCACGTATGCCGGACATGTAGGAAGAGCACAGGAAGTTTTGGAACGTACGGTCACTGTAAATGTTGAAAAAGCAGAATTAAGGCAGGTTTTGAGCCAGATTGAGGGGAAGGCGGATGTAAAATTTGTGTACAGCAATAAGGCAATCGGTGCAAACCGGGAAGTGGTTTTTCATGTATCAAATCAAAAATTATCCACAGTATTAAATTCACTTTTAGTACCTCTGGGCATCACATATGAGCTTACAAGATCAGGAAGAATTTTGCTGACAGCGGAAAAGCCTGTTACTTCAAAAGACGAATCCTCGATTTCTAGTGCTATGCAAACGTTTGCAGACATTAAAGTAACCGGAAAAGTTACTGACGAAAAAGGAGAAGGGCTTCCTGGTGTTAGTGTCAGGGTTAAGGGCACACAGTCAGGTTCTGTTTCGGACGTGAATGGTGGTTATTCTGTTGAGTTTGCAGATAGATCTGCTGTACTTGTATTCAGTTTTGTCGGTTATAAAACTTTGGAAGTGCCAGTTGGAGACAGAGCTATCATTGATGTCAGCCTGGTTCCTGATGACAAATCGCTGAATGAAGTAGTAGTCATTGGTTACGGTACTTCACGCAAAAAGGACGTGGTGGGTTCTGTTGACATTGTTGCTGCAAAAGATGCTGGTTCAACCACAGCCACAAATGCATCGCAATTACTGATCGGTAAGTCTGCCGGGGTTCAGGTTTTACAATCCAATGGTACGCCGGGCTCTGATTCCCAGATACTTATTCGTGGTACTGGCTCGTTCACAGGTGTTGATCCGCTATATGTTATTGATGGTATTCAAGGTAGTAAAACAATGTTTAACACTTTGGGTCCACAGGATATCGAGAATATTACCATTCTTAAAGACGCATCTTCAACGGCTATTTATGGTTCTGCTGCGGCGAATGGCGTTGTAATTATCACAACAAAAAAAGGACTTTCAGGTGCGCCAAAAATAAATTTCACTTCGCAGTGGGGTGTGGCAAAAGCCTGGAAGCAGCTGGATCTGCTGAATGCTTCCCAATATGTTGATTTGTTACAGGATTTCGCAGCTACTACAAACGCGGTTTTGCCTGAGAAATTCAATACAGCAGATGTTCGTGTAGATAGAAACGACTGGCAGAAACAAATTTTCCAGTCAGCATTGGCATCTCAGAATAATTTGAATATCAGTGGAGGAAGTGAAAAAGTTACTTACAATTTCTCTCTTGGTTATATGAACCAGAAAGCGATTGTGAAAAACTATACAGACAAACGTGTAAATGGAAGATTCAGTCTTGATGAATCACTTGGCCGTTTTCATTTGGGACAAACTTTGAATGTTCGTTATGTTAAGGATGAAGGGCAGCTGGCTAACATTACCGAAGCAGTTTCATATGCTCCTTACAAAGACATTCTTGATCCGAAAATTCCGGGTGGTTATTCTATTACCACAAACGTTGATGATTTCAACGGTGGTAATAACCCTTTGGCGGCAATAAATTTGAATCATCCTGTAACACAAGGTTTTGTGTTTTTCCCGCAAGTTTTTGCAGAAGTGGATCTGATCAAAGGTTTGCGTTTCCGTACTCAGCTTTCTGCTGAAATCGGTGGCGGAAAAAATAGTGGTTACCAATATGGCTACACAGCCGGTAACAACTTGACACAACCGCAGCAAGCTACTTTGGGATACAATAATTATTCATTTTACACAATTGAAAATTATTTCTCCTACAATAAATCTTTCGGAAAACATTCTATTTCAGCCACTTTGGGTAATAGTTATCTGGATCCGGGACACTCATCCAGTGTGGATGCAAAGGGAACCAACATTCCGAACAATTCCATCCAGAATATCAGTGTGGCTCAGTCACAAACTGTTTCCGGATCAAGTTATGGTTATGCGCGCGCCTCAGTTATCTCATATTTCGCACGTGGTATGTATTCTTTCAACGACAAATATGTTATAACAGGAAGTTTCCGTCGTGACGGAGCTTCTAACTTTGGAGCAAATAACCGGTTTGGTAATTTCTACGGTGTCGGTTTGGCGTGGAGATTTATTGATGAAGATTTTGTTAAAAATAATCTGTCATTTCTTTCTGATGGTAAGTTGAGAGTAGGACAAGGACGCACCGGAAACAACACAATTCCAACAACGGGTATCACCAACGTTTTGACATTCAGTGGAAATCCTAACGGAAACCTGGTTTATTCATTAGGAACAAATGAAGGATTCAACCCTGGTACAACCATCACTACGCTATCAAATCCTAATATCCGCTGGGAAACTACGGATCAGACAGACGTTGGGTTAGACCTTGGTTTTCTTCATAATAAATTGACTGTCACTGTTGATTATTACAACAGAAAAAGTACAGGTTTGCTTGTAAGTGTACCGGTACCAGGAAGTACAGGCGCATCTCAAAGTGGTACACAGCCAAGCAAATATGCTAACGCAGCGAGTGCACAAAATAAGGGGATTGAATTCTCGGCAGGTTACAGAGGTTCAGCCGGAAACGGTTTGACTTATACCATTAATGGAAATATTGCACACAATAAAAATATTGTAAATTCTTTGGGAAGTGAATTTGCTGCACCTATCCAGGCCGGTTCATTCAGCAACTTGCCAACATTTACATACACTGCGGCAGGTTCTCCAATCGGATCATTTTATGGATATAACAAGGATCACGTAGCAAAAGATCAGGCAGAAATTGATGCTTTGAATGCCGCTGCAAAAGCAAAATCCGGCGATGCTACAACAGTTTATCAGGCTGGTTTGCTACCGGGCGACTTTATCTTTAAAGATATCAACGGAGATGGGAAAGTGGATGCAACAGATCAGAAAATAATGGGTAACCCGATTCCAAAAATTGTTTACGGTTTTAATGCTGGATTGAATTATAAAAACTTTGATTTTAACATGGTTGTGTCTGGTGTTTCGGGGCTGAAATTATTGAATGCATTTAAATTCGTGACACTTAATGAATCGACCGGACATAACGCAACAACGGGAATTCTTGACAGATGGGAAACATCGGGTGATGTAGCTGCTCTTCCAAGAGCCGGACAAAGTGCAACAGGTGACGGAAACCTGAGACCTTCGGACTGGTGGCTGGAAAACGGTGCTTACATGCGACTTAGAAATATCACATTAGGTTACACAATTCCTAAATCCCTTATCAGCAATATTGGTAACGGACACGTTTTCAGCAGCATTCGTTTCTACGTAGCTGCGCAGAACCTGGTGACAATTACAAAATACACGGGTTATGATCCGGAGGTAAGTACACAAAGCGGCGGAAGTTATATTTTCTCCCGTGGTATTGACGACAGGGCTAACCTGCCTCAGCCAAGAACATTCCTGGGCGGTATACAACTTGGATTTTAATAATTGGGAATTACTAACAGAGAATTGAAATGAAAAAAATAGCAATATATATTTTAGGGTTGCTCGCTGTAATCAATATTGCAGGTTGTGACGAATCAAAACTGGAACTCACAAGTCAGAGCAGTTATGATTACAGTACTTATTTCACGACAAGTGATGGACTAAATCAGGCCGTGGTCGCGACTTATGCGACGCTGTTACACAACGGATTATGGTCGAGAGAGTACTATTTTATCTTTGATCTTTTGGGATATGACGCCAAAAAGACCACCAACCTTCAGGGTGATATGGCACAGTTGGCCGATTATTCTTTTGGTACAAGTCAAACCCAGATCGGGCAGCTTTGGAATAGTCTTTACCGTTTGGTTTTGCGTGCAAATGTTGTCATAGACCGTGCCAAAGTATGGGCACCAACGGTAGCTGCGGATCAGGCGAATGCCAAGCAATATATCGCAGAGGCCCGTTTTTTAAGATCTTATGCTTATTTTAATATTGTAAATCTGTGGGGAAGAGCGCCTTTGATCACCGCTTATGACAGCACCGTTGCAAACAACTATTTCCCTCGCGCCACAACAGGTGCCATGTGGAGTTTTATTGAAAGCGATCTTACAGCTGCCGCAGCAGATTTGCCGGTAAGCTATGATGCTGCTACTGGCCTGGGAAGAGCAACCAAGGGTGCAGCTTTGGCGTTATTGGGCAAAGCATATCTATACCAGGGCAAATATGCGCAAGCGCAAACCACGCTTACGCAATTGACATCGGCTCCGTTTACATACAAACTGGATACTTCTTACGACAATCTTTTCAGTACATCAAATCAGAGCAGCCCGGAAAATATTTTCCAGGTTATGAATGCAGCATGGACGGATTGGGGAATTGGAAACCAGTATTATGTTTTTGGAGGACAAGAAACGTGGGGTGGTAAAGCAACCCACTCGGACCGTGCTCAGGAATATGGTTTTAATGACTGGTTTAACGTTTACGTAACGACTGCCGCAGTAAAAGCATTTAAATACACCAATCCGGCTACGGGTAGTACTTTCACTGATCCGCGTGCTTATTCAACTTTTTATGGAAACGCAGCGAGTGGTGGAGATACTGTTTATTGCGAAAAATGCGCATCCGGAAAAGTTACTTTTCCTTTCAAAGCCAATGATCCCCAGGGATATTATGTTTGGAGAAAATATGAATATTACAACGAAGTTGCCACTTATGGCGGACCTGCA
The nucleotide sequence above comes from Dyadobacter subterraneus. Encoded proteins:
- a CDS encoding SusC/RagA family TonB-linked outer membrane protein; this encodes MKKNRQRKGRACLYLLMKISLTQIIFCISFAGFTYAGHVGRAQEVLERTVTVNVEKAELRQVLSQIEGKADVKFVYSNKAIGANREVVFHVSNQKLSTVLNSLLVPLGITYELTRSGRILLTAEKPVTSKDESSISSAMQTFADIKVTGKVTDEKGEGLPGVSVRVKGTQSGSVSDVNGGYSVEFADRSAVLVFSFVGYKTLEVPVGDRAIIDVSLVPDDKSLNEVVVIGYGTSRKKDVVGSVDIVAAKDAGSTTATNASQLLIGKSAGVQVLQSNGTPGSDSQILIRGTGSFTGVDPLYVIDGIQGSKTMFNTLGPQDIENITILKDASSTAIYGSAAANGVVIITTKKGLSGAPKINFTSQWGVAKAWKQLDLLNASQYVDLLQDFAATTNAVLPEKFNTADVRVDRNDWQKQIFQSALASQNNLNISGGSEKVTYNFSLGYMNQKAIVKNYTDKRVNGRFSLDESLGRFHLGQTLNVRYVKDEGQLANITEAVSYAPYKDILDPKIPGGYSITTNVDDFNGGNNPLAAINLNHPVTQGFVFFPQVFAEVDLIKGLRFRTQLSAEIGGGKNSGYQYGYTAGNNLTQPQQATLGYNNYSFYTIENYFSYNKSFGKHSISATLGNSYLDPGHSSSVDAKGTNIPNNSIQNISVAQSQTVSGSSYGYARASVISYFARGMYSFNDKYVITGSFRRDGASNFGANNRFGNFYGVGLAWRFIDEDFVKNNLSFLSDGKLRVGQGRTGNNTIPTTGITNVLTFSGNPNGNLVYSLGTNEGFNPGTTITTLSNPNIRWETTDQTDVGLDLGFLHNKLTVTVDYYNRKSTGLLVSVPVPGSTGASQSGTQPSKYANAASAQNKGIEFSAGYRGSAGNGLTYTINGNIAHNKNIVNSLGSEFAAPIQAGSFSNLPTFTYTAAGSPIGSFYGYNKDHVAKDQAEIDALNAAAKAKSGDATTVYQAGLLPGDFIFKDINGDGKVDATDQKIMGNPIPKIVYGFNAGLNYKNFDFNMVVSGVSGLKLLNAFKFVTLNESTGHNATTGILDRWETSGDVAALPRAGQSATGDGNLRPSDWWLENGAYMRLRNITLGYTIPKSLISNIGNGHVFSSIRFYVAAQNLVTITKYTGYDPEVSTQSGGSYIFSRGIDDRANLPQPRTFLGGIQLGF
- a CDS encoding FecR family protein, with amino-acid sequence MSDREIQELLLRYRQGNCTADEIMRIHLWYESLNKDFPVSMDTNEISFLEDKILKNISRDMDQPELRIYEEEHEQKAVWWKSSLLRYGIAAAMALLLGFSFLFKKSQERVAMKSESLVLHSRKGNLKSSVNSSTSIQRIRLEDNSLVTLSPGSSISYPNVFSLDKREVQLEGDAFFEISKNPTKPFFVYSGKLVTKVLGTSFWVKTNEETFTTEVEVLTGKVSVFENHFLRNNRKEKIKKSSQGVILTPNQRVSYDEESGHLLTGIVEDPVLIPENITGANLVFNNQALVDITATLQKEYGIEIVFANELLEKCTFTGDISEIPLYDKLDLICKANTARYEIKGTRILITGSGCD
- a CDS encoding RagB/SusD family nutrient uptake outer membrane protein; the protein is MKKIAIYILGLLAVINIAGCDESKLELTSQSSYDYSTYFTTSDGLNQAVVATYATLLHNGLWSREYYFIFDLLGYDAKKTTNLQGDMAQLADYSFGTSQTQIGQLWNSLYRLVLRANVVIDRAKVWAPTVAADQANAKQYIAEARFLRSYAYFNIVNLWGRAPLITAYDSTVANNYFPRATTGAMWSFIESDLTAAAADLPVSYDAATGLGRATKGAALALLGKAYLYQGKYAQAQTTLTQLTSAPFTYKLDTSYDNLFSTSNQSSPENIFQVMNAAWTDWGIGNQYYVFGGQETWGGKATHSDRAQEYGFNDWFNVYVTTAAVKAFKYTNPATGSTFTDPRAYSTFYGNAASGGDTVYCEKCASGKVTFPFKANDPQGYYVWRKYEYYNEVATYGGPASSINGQVIRYADVLLMLAESYIQQGQTGAQPLALINQVRKRVNAFEYASLGASKTDAMAILMRERQLEFTGEQSRYFDLIRWGLAKNTINATRAAEPGDGKSPFQDKNVLLPIPDVEKNYNPNVAKDIANNWN